The Flavobacterium sp. 123 genome contains a region encoding:
- the queA gene encoding tRNA preQ1(34) S-adenosylmethionine ribosyltransferase-isomerase QueA — translation MKLSHFQFNLPKELLAEYPAENRDESRLMVIDRKKQTIEHKMFKDVIDYFDDGDVLILNNTKVFPARLYGNKEKTGARIEVFLLRELNAEQRLWDVLVDPARKIRIGNKLYFGDDDSLVAEVIDNTTSRGRTLRFLYDGSYEEFRNKLTELGETPIPKYISRDVTPEDAERYQTIYAKEEGAVAAPTAGLHFSKHLLKKLEIKGIKFAEVTLHVGLGTFNPVEVEDLSKHKMDSEELKITQEACDIVNDAKLKKKRICAVGTTSMRAIESSVSSQRTLNPFEGWTNKFVFPPHDFSVATCMITNFHTPKSTLLMMISAFCGHDLMKRAYEEAIKEQYKFYSYGDAMLII, via the coding sequence ATGAAATTATCTCATTTTCAATTCAATTTACCAAAAGAACTTCTTGCAGAATACCCAGCTGAAAACAGAGACGAATCTCGTCTTATGGTTATTGACCGTAAAAAACAAACAATAGAACATAAAATGTTCAAAGATGTTATCGATTATTTTGATGATGGAGATGTTTTAATTCTAAATAACACTAAGGTTTTCCCAGCTCGTTTGTACGGAAACAAAGAAAAGACTGGAGCAAGAATCGAGGTTTTTTTGCTTAGAGAATTAAACGCAGAACAAAGACTTTGGGATGTATTAGTTGATCCAGCTCGTAAAATCAGAATTGGTAACAAACTATATTTTGGTGATGACGATTCGTTAGTTGCTGAGGTAATTGATAATACAACTTCTCGTGGAAGAACATTGCGTTTCCTTTACGATGGTTCTTATGAAGAATTCAGAAACAAATTGACAGAACTTGGTGAAACACCAATTCCAAAATACATCAGTAGAGACGTGACTCCAGAAGATGCAGAACGTTACCAAACAATCTATGCAAAAGAAGAAGGGGCAGTAGCGGCACCAACAGCTGGTCTGCATTTCTCAAAACACTTGTTGAAAAAATTAGAAATTAAAGGAATTAAGTTTGCTGAAGTAACACTTCACGTAGGTTTAGGAACTTTTAATCCAGTTGAGGTTGAAGATTTATCGAAACACAAAATGGATTCTGAAGAACTAAAAATAACACAAGAAGCTTGTGATATTGTTAATGACGCAAAATTGAAAAAGAAACGTATTTGTGCAGTAGGAACAACTTCTATGCGTGCAATTGAAAGCTCAGTTTCTTCACAAAGAACTTTAAATCCGTTTGAAGGTTGGACTAATAAATTTGTTTTTCCACCTCACGATTTTAGTGTGGCTACATGTATGATTACAAATTTCCATACGCCAAAATCAACTTTATTAATGATGATTTCAGCTTTCTGTGGTCATGATTTAATGAAGAGAGCGTATGAAGAAGCAATCAAAGAACAATACAAATTCTATTCATATGGTGATGCTATGTTAATCATCTAA
- a CDS encoding MotA/TolQ/ExbB proton channel family protein has protein sequence MANVKKESSSNGGGMISGIIIVACITVGWVIWNFIMGAGSNFEGGVNTGHPLPGNYLAMVYKGGPIVPILLGCLLMVIVFSFERYFVISKASGKGNLDVFMKKVQGSINGGHIDEAIEACDKQQGSVANAIKSALVKYQDVKKEGFDSEQASEMIHKEIEEATSLEMPMLEKHMTILSTLVSLGTLAGLLGTVTGMIKAFGALASSGTPDQAMLANGISEALINTATGISTSALAIIMYNLFTSKIDTLTYSIDEAGTAIVNTYRRYRGSLK, from the coding sequence ATGGCAAACGTTAAAAAAGAAAGCAGTTCAAACGGAGGAGGAATGATTTCAGGAATCATCATTGTAGCATGTATTACAGTTGGATGGGTAATTTGGAATTTCATCATGGGTGCAGGGTCTAATTTTGAAGGCGGAGTAAATACAGGTCACCCACTACCAGGAAACTATTTAGCAATGGTATACAAAGGAGGACCAATCGTACCAATATTATTAGGATGTTTATTAATGGTAATTGTTTTTTCTTTCGAAAGATATTTTGTTATCTCTAAAGCTTCTGGAAAAGGAAATTTAGATGTTTTCATGAAAAAAGTACAAGGAAGTATCAATGGTGGTCATATTGACGAAGCTATTGAAGCTTGTGACAAACAACAAGGATCAGTTGCAAACGCAATTAAATCTGCTCTTGTAAAATACCAAGATGTGAAAAAAGAAGGTTTTGATAGCGAACAAGCTTCAGAAATGATTCACAAAGAAATCGAAGAGGCAACTTCATTAGAAATGCCAATGTTAGAAAAACACATGACTATTCTTTCTACTTTAGTTTCTTTAGGAACTCTTGCAGGATTATTAGGAACAGTAACAGGTATGATTAAAGCGTTTGGTGCATTAGCATCTTCTGGAACTCCAGATCAAGCGATGCTTGCAAATGGTATCTCTGAAGCACTTATTAATACAGCTACAGGTATCTCTACTTCTGCTTTAGCTATCATCATGTACAACTTATTTACTTCAAAAATCGATACTTTAACTTATTCTATCGACGAAGCTGGTACAGCAATTGTAAATACTTACAGAAGATACAGAGGAAGTTTAAAATAA
- a CDS encoding flavin reductase family protein, with translation MKHISKDAISQMEKVERLNLINSCTGYKSANLIATKSIDGKSNVAIFSSVTHLGSDPALIGFIMRPTTVPRDTYKNIRQTGYFTVNHITVDMIADAHHTSANYDLGVSEFDKTNLEEEYKNNIDVPFVKGSPVQLYCKHINEYYIKENDTIHIIASIEHLFFNEDLEHKDGWLQIDKGNVIALNGLDGYCLPKLVDRFQYARKEIPTKSFF, from the coding sequence ATGAAACACATTTCAAAAGATGCAATTTCCCAAATGGAAAAAGTGGAAAGACTCAACCTAATCAATTCTTGTACGGGTTATAAATCAGCCAACCTTATTGCCACAAAATCAATTGATGGAAAATCCAATGTTGCTATTTTTAGTAGTGTTACTCATTTAGGTAGTGATCCAGCTCTTATTGGATTTATTATGAGACCAACGACTGTTCCGAGAGACACCTATAAAAATATAAGACAAACAGGTTATTTTACAGTGAATCACATAACCGTTGATATGATAGCCGATGCCCATCATACCTCTGCAAATTATGATCTTGGAGTATCTGAATTTGACAAAACAAATCTTGAAGAAGAATATAAAAATAATATAGACGTGCCCTTTGTAAAAGGGAGTCCAGTACAATTATACTGTAAACATATAAATGAATATTATATCAAAGAAAACGACACCATCCACATTATAGCCTCAATTGAGCATCTGTTTTTTAATGAAGATTTAGAACACAAAGATGGTTGGCTTCAAATTGACAAAGGAAATGTAATAGCACTAAATGGCCTTGATGGATATTGTTTACCAAAATTAGTGGACCGTTTTCAATATGCAAGAAAAGAAATTCCTACTAAATCATTTTTCTAA
- a CDS encoding penicillin acylase family protein — translation MGKIKKVLLVLFSIVILLSVALIAYGFYLKPKYEGEVELKNIQNKTTVYFDEFGVPHIYADNSKDAMEALGYVHAQDRLWQMELMRRIAPGRLSEIFGSVALKNDKFFAGLGIEEASEKAIATLDKNSPSYQLTLAYLDGINQYIEEGKTPVEFQLIGIKKEKFTIKDVYNIFGYMSFSFAMAQKSDPLLTDIRNKYGMEYLKDFGIDGSFNTTRIRNAKQQPQEYVAIAKSIASLLEQSPIPPFVGSNSWVIAPEKTKNGKVIFANDPHIGFSQPGTWYEAHLVTPDFELYGSYLAGTPFPLLGHNREYAYGLTMFENDDIDLYQEENDPSNAKKYKTPTGFKEYQQIQKIIKVKDTSDVVLNLKVSRHGPIMNDLIEGLNVDKPVALSWIYTQQPIQILDAVYILSHSKKMEDFQRGVSLIAAPGLNVMYGDANGNVAWWATGKLYKHNTDVNTNFILNGASGEDDIKEYLDFSKNPSAVNPKWNYVYSANNQPEPIDGYLYPGYYLPEDRAKRIDQLLAPKSNWDKEAVSKMIFDNRSSVATDVVRNLLSEVDYKTFSKNEKEALTVLKSWNGSNNIEDIGPTIYNKWIYLYLKNTFEDEMGEANFKQFLGTHIMKQIIAKQMANKESLWWDNVETKNKKETRNQILTMSFKQAIHSLEDQLGNLVTAWTWSKVHTVEHQHPLGKIAVLKPFFNLGPFEVSGSNEVINNLFFDYTNDRSYIVKGGPSTRRVIDFSDIENSWSVLPTGQSGNQMSAHYSDQAVLYNSGKFRKMKLNKQEIIKTSTKLIFLPH, via the coding sequence ATGGGAAAAATCAAAAAAGTACTTCTAGTATTATTTTCAATAGTTATTCTTTTGTCTGTAGCATTAATTGCGTATGGTTTTTATTTAAAGCCAAAGTATGAAGGCGAAGTTGAACTTAAAAATATTCAGAATAAGACCACCGTTTATTTTGATGAATTTGGAGTTCCTCATATTTATGCAGATAATTCGAAAGATGCCATGGAAGCTTTGGGATATGTACATGCTCAGGATCGATTGTGGCAAATGGAATTAATGCGCCGAATAGCACCAGGAAGATTGTCAGAAATTTTTGGTTCGGTTGCTTTAAAAAACGACAAGTTTTTTGCGGGATTGGGTATCGAAGAAGCTTCGGAAAAAGCAATTGCAACTTTGGATAAAAATAGTCCCAGTTATCAATTGACTTTAGCATATTTAGACGGAATCAATCAATATATTGAAGAAGGGAAAACACCTGTCGAATTTCAATTAATTGGCATTAAGAAAGAGAAATTTACGATAAAAGATGTCTACAATATTTTTGGATACATGTCATTTAGTTTTGCGATGGCTCAGAAATCAGATCCCTTATTGACGGATATTCGGAATAAATATGGGATGGAGTATTTGAAAGATTTTGGAATTGACGGATCTTTTAATACGACCAGAATTAGAAATGCGAAACAACAACCGCAAGAATATGTAGCTATTGCTAAGTCTATAGCTTCACTTTTGGAGCAATCGCCAATTCCTCCATTTGTAGGAAGTAACAGTTGGGTAATTGCTCCTGAGAAAACTAAAAATGGCAAAGTGATTTTTGCAAACGACCCGCATATTGGATTTTCACAACCAGGAACATGGTATGAAGCTCATTTAGTAACACCTGATTTTGAGTTGTATGGTTCTTATTTGGCTGGAACTCCATTCCCTTTGTTAGGGCACAATAGGGAATATGCTTATGGTTTGACAATGTTCGAAAATGATGATATTGATTTGTATCAAGAGGAAAACGATCCTTCAAATGCTAAGAAATACAAAACCCCAACTGGTTTTAAAGAGTACCAGCAGATTCAAAAAATCATAAAGGTTAAAGATACTTCGGATGTAGTTTTAAATCTAAAAGTGAGTCGTCATGGTCCTATTATGAATGATTTGATAGAAGGATTAAATGTAGATAAACCAGTAGCACTTTCTTGGATATATACCCAACAACCAATTCAGATTTTGGATGCAGTTTATATTCTTTCTCACTCAAAAAAAATGGAAGATTTTCAGCGAGGAGTTTCCCTTATTGCTGCGCCAGGATTAAATGTTATGTATGGTGATGCTAATGGGAATGTAGCTTGGTGGGCAACAGGAAAATTGTATAAGCATAATACAGACGTGAATACTAATTTTATTTTGAATGGAGCGAGTGGGGAAGATGATATTAAAGAATATTTGGATTTCTCCAAAAATCCGTCGGCAGTAAATCCAAAATGGAATTATGTTTATTCTGCAAATAATCAACCGGAACCTATAGATGGGTATTTGTATCCAGGATATTATCTGCCAGAGGACAGAGCAAAAAGAATTGATCAATTATTGGCTCCAAAATCCAATTGGGATAAAGAAGCAGTTAGTAAAATGATTTTTGATAATAGGTCATCAGTTGCTACAGATGTAGTTAGAAATTTGCTTTCAGAAGTTGATTATAAAACATTTTCAAAAAACGAAAAAGAAGCTTTGACGGTTCTAAAATCTTGGAATGGTTCCAATAATATAGAAGATATAGGCCCGACAATTTATAATAAATGGATTTATTTGTATTTGAAAAACACTTTTGAAGATGAGATGGGAGAGGCTAATTTCAAGCAATTTCTAGGAACACATATCATGAAGCAAATAATAGCTAAACAAATGGCTAATAAAGAATCGCTTTGGTGGGATAATGTTGAAACTAAAAATAAAAAAGAAACTAGGAATCAAATTCTAACTATGTCTTTCAAACAAGCAATTCATAGTTTAGAAGATCAGCTTGGCAATTTGGTAACAGCGTGGACTTGGAGTAAAGTGCATACAGTAGAACATCAGCATCCTTTAGGAAAAATTGCGGTTTTAAAGCCATTTTTTAATTTAGGCCCTTTTGAAGTTTCAGGCTCAAATGAAGTGATTAACAACTTGTTTTTTGATTATACTAATGATCGAAGTTATATTGTAAAGGGAGGACCGTCAACAAGAAGAGTTATCGATTTTTCGGATATTGAAAACAGCTGGAGTGTTTTGCCAACAGGACAGTCAGGAAATCAAATGAGTGCACATTATAGTGATCAAGCGGTTCTTTATAATTCAGGAAAGTTTAGAAAGATGAAATTGAACAAACAAGAAATTATTAAAACATCAACAAAACTGATTTTTCTTCCGCATTAA